The stretch of DNA AATTTGGAGGTGCTGAATGGTTGGCGTGGTAAAGGCGCCAGCGATACCATGGGAATTGAAATGATTGAAGTGGGCGATAATTTCTTAAAAGCAAAAATGCCCGTAGATGAACGAACAAGGCAACCTTTTGGCATTTTACACGGAGGCGCAAGTTGTGTGCTAGCCGAAACACTTGGCAGCGTTGCTGGTAGTTTGTGTGTGGAATATGGTAAACAAATAGTGGTAGGTTTAGAAATAAATGCCAACCACATTCGCCCGGCAAAAGAAGGCTGGGTAATTGGCACAGCCACACCGTTGCATTTGGGTAGCACTACGCAAGTTTGGGAAATAAAAATCACCAACGAATCAGATAAATTAGTTTGCATCAGCCGACTAACACTGGCTGTAAAAGACATGCCGAAACAATAAAAACAACTTAGTTTTTTTCGGCTGTAGAAATTACCTTTTCAACCTTTAAGCCTACATTGCGGATATTGGCAAGTGGGTTCACACGCATATCTTGAGTAATTACAAACTCATACGTGCCTTCTGCAGGAAAAATCACATTCTCTTGCAATGGAATTTGAATAAAGCAATTATCGCTGGAGCAATCGCCAAACCATCTTCCATCGGCTTCGCTCAACAGTAAGTTTACTCGCTTCGACAACTTTTCCCCGTCAGGAAACTGTGTTGCAATATTTACCCAAAGGTTTCGCCATTCAAAATGAAAAGAGTGGCGAATGCTTACATAAATATTGTAGCGCACTGCAGTATCTTCAATAGCTACTTTAAATGTTTGCGGCTGCTCATAACTCCAACTTTCGTGCTCTAATGGATTGTTCTTATCAAATATCACATTGGAGTTGCAACTGCTCAGCACATATACAAGCATTAGCGCAAGCACATACAGCATTTGTTTCATAAACTTTTACTGCTTTTGTTGAGGGGGATTATTGGGTTTTTGCTGCTGCTTAGGAGCATGTTGCTTATGTGCACCCTGCTTTTTATATTGCTGTGGTTGCTCTCCTGCCGTTTGCTGCGGCTTACCGCTTTGTGGCTTTCCTTTTGAATGGTGCTGCTTTCTGTGTTTCTTGCGCTCCTTTTCTTCGAGGGCTGCCAAGCTTACTTGCCCCACTAAATCATCGTGCTTACTTTCATCTTTTTCCTCTTCTACCAACGCATAATTTTCGAGACTTTGTGGTTTCTTATTGTTTTTATTCATCCACAAAAGCTCCTTTGCATCTTCAACAGAAAGTTTAAAAAACACACCTCGCTTTTCTTCATATTCATACCATAGCAACTGCTTTAGTATTTCTGTTTTCTTTAAAAAAGCAATACCTTCTTCGGTTAGTATT from Chitinophagales bacterium encodes:
- a CDS encoding hotdog fold thioesterase, which translates into the protein MASIWKTQPNLEVLNGWRGKGASDTMGIEMIEVGDNFLKAKMPVDERTRQPFGILHGGASCVLAETLGSVAGSLCVEYGKQIVVGLEINANHIRPAKEGWVIGTATPLHLGSTTQVWEIKITNESDKLVCISRLTLAVKDMPKQ
- a CDS encoding gliding motility lipoprotein GldH — protein: MKQMLYVLALMLVYVLSSCNSNVIFDKNNPLEHESWSYEQPQTFKVAIEDTAVRYNIYVSIRHSFHFEWRNLWVNIATQFPDGEKLSKRVNLLLSEADGRWFGDCSSDNCFIQIPLQENVIFPAEGTYEFVITQDMRVNPLANIRNVGLKVEKVISTAEKN